A genomic segment from Bacillus cereus G9842 encodes:
- a CDS encoding sensor histidine kinase — protein MKRLSIKMRVTLWYTGLIVIIMALVLAFILTSSDKVLLFNMKDQLKSTVKESMEDIKYKHGQLKIDDDFETLEDGVNISIYSKQGELLVGHSPTSFNKKISLKSDEIQTIKDGNKEWIVYDFLHNAGGDEQVWVRGIMTMNQLSSTMNTLIVVTIISFPLLILIAAFGGYFITQRAFRPVQQMSDSASKIGDGKDLSKRINLQGSPKDEMYHLAQTFDKMFERLETSFESEKQFTSDASHELRTPTSVIISQCEYALSQKNNPKEMEESLEVILKQSRKISTLISQLLLLARADQGKHNTFQFECINMSELTEIVVEELSLMVQEASIDITINIEKDLFIKADQTLMMRLLMNLLTNAIAYSKASGTVNMQLFRDETNIIGKVSDNGIGISEQHITKIWDRFYRVDAARTSSNIGNTGLGLSMVKWIVELHGGEITVESKLGEGSTFTFKLPIEKRA, from the coding sequence ATGAAAAGACTATCAATAAAAATGAGAGTAACCCTGTGGTATACGGGGCTAATTGTAATTATTATGGCACTCGTGTTAGCTTTTATTTTAACTTCTTCAGATAAAGTTTTGCTTTTTAATATGAAAGATCAATTAAAGAGCACAGTAAAAGAAAGCATGGAAGATATCAAATATAAGCATGGGCAGTTAAAGATTGACGATGATTTTGAAACCTTAGAAGATGGAGTAAATATTAGTATTTATAGTAAACAAGGTGAGCTGTTAGTAGGACATAGTCCAACAAGCTTTAATAAAAAGATATCGCTTAAATCCGATGAAATACAAACCATTAAAGACGGCAATAAAGAATGGATAGTATATGATTTTCTCCATAATGCAGGCGGCGATGAGCAAGTCTGGGTTCGTGGAATAATGACTATGAACCAATTATCCTCAACGATGAATACGCTTATCGTGGTAACAATCATCTCATTCCCATTACTTATTCTTATTGCGGCATTCGGAGGATATTTTATCACGCAAAGGGCATTTCGACCTGTGCAACAAATGAGTGATTCAGCTAGTAAAATTGGTGATGGTAAAGACCTTTCGAAGAGAATTAATTTACAAGGTTCACCGAAAGACGAAATGTATCATTTAGCACAAACCTTTGACAAAATGTTTGAGCGATTGGAGACATCATTTGAAAGTGAAAAACAATTTACATCTGACGCATCTCATGAATTAAGAACACCAACATCTGTTATTATTTCACAATGCGAATACGCTTTATCGCAGAAGAATAATCCGAAAGAAATGGAAGAATCGTTAGAAGTAATTTTAAAGCAATCACGTAAAATATCCACTCTAATCTCACAACTTTTATTATTAGCAAGAGCTGACCAAGGAAAACATAATACTTTCCAATTTGAATGTATCAATATGAGTGAATTAACGGAAATCGTCGTAGAAGAGCTCTCATTAATGGTACAAGAGGCTTCGATTGATATAACAATTAATATAGAGAAAGACCTATTTATTAAAGCCGATCAAACATTGATGATGCGTTTATTAATGAATTTACTAACGAATGCGATTGCTTATAGCAAAGCGAGTGGAACTGTGAATATGCAACTATTCCGTGATGAAACCAACATAATAGGTAAAGTCTCCGATAATGGCATCGGCATCAGCGAGCAACATATTACTAAAATATGGGACCGCTTCTATCGAGTTGATGCAGCACGCACATCTTCAAACATCGGAAACACAGGTTTAGGATTGTCGATGGTAAAATGGATTGTCGAACTACACGGAGGAGAAATTACGGTTGAAAGTAAATTAGGAGAAGGCAGTACTTTTACATTTAAACTACCAATTGAAAAAAGAGCATAA
- a CDS encoding PepSY domain-containing protein codes for MLKHKKKIIISVIAILVSGIAIVGGYYGMGYNYAKKNENYTEKQVREISLAHTNGEIINVKKEFELEDDNLAQSKFEYEVEIKTPDNLLNILKVSARTGTIEIDNED; via the coding sequence ATGTTAAAGCATAAAAAGAAAATAATTATAAGTGTAATTGCTATTTTAGTAAGTGGTATTGCTATTGTTGGTGGATATTATGGTATGGGCTACAATTATGCAAAAAAGAATGAAAACTACACAGAGAAACAAGTTCGTGAAATTTCTTTAGCTCATACAAATGGAGAAATTATTAATGTGAAAAAAGAATTCGAATTAGAAGATGACAACTTAGCACAATCAAAATTTGAATATGAAGTGGAAATTAAGACACCTGATAATCTGTTAAATATTTTAAAGGTTAGTGCTAGAACGGGTACAATAGAAATCGATAATGAAGATTGA
- a CDS encoding response regulator transcription factor, whose protein sequence is MRVLIVEDEQDLQNILVKRLNAEHYSVDACGNGEDALDYINMATYDLIVLDIMIPGIDGLQVLQRLRADNNTTPVLLLTAKDTIDDRVTGLDLGADDYLVKPFAFDELLARIRVLMRRKTGNTSNVFEIADLVVDCNMHKVTRGDQVITLSSKEFAILEYMIRNKEVVLTRDKIEQHVWNYDYEGGSNIIDVYVRYLRKKIDSQFETKLIHTVRGTGYVLRVES, encoded by the coding sequence ATGCGAGTTCTTATTGTCGAAGATGAACAAGACTTACAAAATATATTGGTAAAACGATTAAATGCAGAACATTATAGTGTCGATGCATGTGGGAATGGAGAAGATGCCTTGGATTATATAAACATGGCTACCTACGATTTGATTGTGCTTGACATTATGATTCCAGGAATAGATGGTTTACAAGTATTACAAAGATTACGCGCGGACAATAATACAACTCCTGTCTTGCTTCTTACAGCTAAAGATACAATTGATGATCGTGTAACAGGACTCGACTTAGGTGCGGATGATTATTTAGTAAAGCCGTTTGCTTTTGACGAACTGTTAGCAAGAATTCGAGTGTTAATGCGAAGAAAAACAGGAAATACATCTAATGTGTTTGAAATCGCTGACCTAGTGGTAGATTGCAATATGCATAAAGTAACACGAGGAGACCAAGTTATCACTCTTTCCAGTAAGGAATTTGCTATTTTAGAATATATGATTCGTAATAAAGAAGTTGTGCTGACACGAGATAAAATTGAGCAACATGTGTGGAATTACGACTATGAAGGTGGCTCAAATATTATTGATGTTTACGTCCGCTATCTTCGCAAAAAAATTGATAGCCAGTTTGAAACGAAGTTAATTCATACAGTACGAGGAACTGGTTACGTATTGCGAGTAGAATCATGA
- a CDS encoding L,D-transpeptidase family protein produces MNNNTTNESVEEIDQKRVRSKKRYTNWKFIAVGIGVIALLIGGMSYYQATHFNSNVTINDTKVGGLSADQAIQKLKTSGLANKVYVDQQQILDEKDTKTELTEKDLPQVKKLLKSQWTFFPSSKGENYSLLPEKADQYRSETMKKLVEETLISMNEKLKAPQDAMAKLEQGKIVISKSVEGKQYDVTSLLKDYDKQKYKSEIHLKSAYIKPIKEDDPIVKKEEKALQNLLGQSVEYKVQDEVYPLKAKDLIQNASMSKDMKVTIDASDIKKKITEINNAKSTLNKDFSFKTHSGSVISVKGQGYGWALDVEKETKQVQQAFEKGEKSLSASNIHGNGWEKEGIGYKTTANNGIGDTYAEVSIAEQQIWIYKDGKLVVTTNVVTGKHSTGEDTSPGVWYVLYKRTPYTLRGSAVGKADYAVKVDYWVPFTNSGQGFHDAGWRKDWANNAYLTGGSGGCVNLLPNVAKTVYDSLNTYDPVIVY; encoded by the coding sequence GCAACTCACTTCAATTCGAATGTTACAATTAATGACACAAAAGTTGGTGGTCTGAGCGCTGATCAGGCAATACAGAAATTAAAGACATCTGGACTAGCAAACAAAGTCTATGTTGATCAACAACAAATTTTAGATGAAAAAGATACAAAAACGGAACTTACGGAAAAAGATTTGCCTCAAGTTAAGAAACTATTAAAAAGTCAGTGGACATTTTTCCCTTCCTCAAAGGGAGAAAATTATTCATTACTACCAGAGAAGGCAGATCAGTATCGTAGTGAAACGATGAAAAAACTTGTAGAAGAAACGCTCATCTCTATGAATGAAAAATTAAAAGCGCCTCAAGATGCTATGGCGAAGCTAGAACAAGGAAAAATAGTTATTTCGAAAAGTGTTGAAGGAAAACAGTATGACGTTACTAGTCTACTAAAAGATTACGATAAGCAAAAATATAAAAGCGAAATTCACCTGAAGTCTGCATACATAAAACCTATTAAAGAAGACGATCCAATTGTCAAAAAAGAGGAGAAAGCACTACAGAATCTTCTTGGGCAGTCTGTTGAGTATAAAGTGCAGGATGAAGTTTATCCTTTAAAAGCGAAAGATTTAATTCAAAATGCCTCTATGTCAAAGGATATGAAAGTTACAATTGATGCGAGTGACATTAAGAAGAAAATTACTGAAATTAATAATGCCAAATCAACATTAAATAAAGATTTCTCATTTAAAACGCATTCCGGTTCAGTTATATCAGTAAAAGGGCAAGGCTACGGCTGGGCATTAGATGTTGAAAAAGAAACTAAACAAGTTCAACAAGCCTTTGAGAAAGGCGAAAAGTCGCTTTCTGCTTCTAATATTCACGGAAATGGTTGGGAGAAGGAAGGTATCGGTTATAAAACAACAGCGAATAATGGCATCGGAGACACGTATGCGGAAGTTTCAATTGCAGAGCAACAAATTTGGATTTATAAAGATGGAAAATTAGTCGTTACAACAAATGTAGTAACGGGTAAACATAGCACGGGTGAAGATACATCACCAGGTGTGTGGTACGTCCTATACAAACGAACACCATACACGCTAAGAGGTAGCGCAGTAGGGAAAGCTGATTATGCGGTTAAAGTAGATTACTGGGTTCCATTCACAAATAGCGGTCAAGGATTCCACGATGCCGGCTGGCGAAAAGACTGGGCAAATAATGCTTATTTAACAGGTGGATCAGGTGGGTGTGTGAACCTTCTTCCTAATGTTGCAAAAACTGTATATGATAGTTTGAACACGTATGATCCAGTAATTGTGTACTAA
- a CDS encoding serine hydrolase domain-containing protein produces MENKLSGVLAATLALTMSLPTGAIASSSSKTPVVSSQEVASKDLEKIAAENAALLTKSYETTSVQYALIDNGKLILSGQTGKNDIEGKEPLTKDTLYGIGSTSKVYTAAAVMKLVDEGKVDLDAPVARYIPDFKMKDKRYKRITPRMLLNHSSGLQGSTFNNAFLFKDNDAYAHDILLQQLSNQNLKADPGAFSVYCNDGFTLAEILVERVSGMSFTEFLHQKFTEPLKLNHTITSQDKWEDEKRAGLYSPTYQGQLPSEMVNLIGTGGISSTAEDVVRFSQIFMGQGKEILSNKAVKAMEQEEYKKGMWPGDSGNVFNYGLGWDSVKLYPFSEYGIKALTKGGDTILQHATLVVLPEQKMAAAVLSSGGSSMTNQLLANKLLLARLKEKGTIKDIKPDKSFGKPVKAKVPQDVVKKAGFYGNSYSHFKIEITKKGELVLPTKPEEKYVYTADGSFINEKGTSKLNFVTEKNGKVYLRESTYELSPGLGQNVLTHYLAQKLENNVLPKKTAAAWAKREGGKFYLVNEKFNSMNYLGQLMPLNTQITIKDGYWDGKKITGPNTATHQIQIPVMNGRDTKEAHFYTGDGTEYMEMSSFLYVSESNVKPLDTGRLSKVTLQKNGHAKWFTVPQEAAGKTMNVELPSGSSFAVYDENGVCVNFTVVSDNNKVKLPENGTVVFAGAPNSEFTVALN; encoded by the coding sequence ATGGAAAATAAATTATCTGGAGTGTTAGCCGCTACCTTAGCTCTAACGATGAGTCTACCAACAGGAGCGATAGCGTCTTCTAGCAGTAAGACTCCGGTTGTATCTAGCCAAGAAGTTGCTAGCAAAGATTTGGAGAAGATTGCTGCAGAGAACGCTGCACTGCTCACGAAGTCCTATGAGACGACTAGTGTACAGTATGCGCTGATTGATAATGGTAAACTTATTTTGTCGGGGCAGACAGGTAAGAACGACATAGAAGGGAAAGAGCCACTAACCAAAGATACTCTATACGGAATTGGTTCAACCAGTAAAGTATATACAGCTGCGGCTGTTATGAAACTGGTAGACGAAGGAAAAGTTGATTTGGATGCTCCTGTTGCCCGCTATATTCCTGATTTTAAAATGAAAGATAAACGATATAAGCGTATTACACCGCGTATGCTGTTGAATCACTCCTCGGGTTTGCAAGGTTCGACGTTCAATAATGCATTTTTATTTAAAGATAATGATGCTTACGCCCATGATATATTATTGCAACAATTGTCCAACCAAAACTTGAAGGCAGACCCTGGTGCGTTCTCAGTATACTGTAATGACGGTTTTACACTGGCTGAGATCTTGGTAGAAAGAGTCAGCGGTATGAGTTTTACTGAATTTCTACATCAAAAGTTTACAGAGCCATTAAAACTGAATCATACGATAACATCGCAAGACAAATGGGAAGACGAAAAGCGGGCTGGACTGTATTCTCCGACATACCAGGGACAGCTACCAAGTGAAATGGTGAATCTAATTGGTACGGGAGGAATCTCTTCTACTGCAGAAGATGTGGTGCGATTCTCACAAATATTTATGGGACAGGGAAAAGAAATTCTCTCTAATAAAGCAGTCAAGGCGATGGAACAAGAAGAATATAAAAAAGGAATGTGGCCGGGAGATAGCGGAAATGTGTTCAACTATGGACTTGGCTGGGATAGTGTGAAACTATACCCATTCAGTGAATATGGGATAAAAGCGTTGACTAAGGGTGGGGATACGATACTGCAACATGCTACATTGGTCGTGCTTCCAGAACAGAAGATGGCAGCAGCTGTATTGTCCTCCGGCGGCAGCAGCATGACAAATCAACTGTTGGCAAATAAATTACTGCTAGCTAGGCTTAAAGAGAAAGGGACAATTAAGGATATAAAGCCAGATAAATCCTTCGGAAAGCCCGTCAAGGCTAAAGTGCCTCAAGACGTGGTAAAAAAAGCAGGGTTTTATGGAAATAGCTATAGCCATTTCAAAATAGAAATTACGAAGAAGGGAGAACTGGTTTTACCAACTAAACCGGAAGAAAAATATGTATATACGGCGGATGGAAGCTTTATAAATGAGAAGGGTACTTCCAAGCTTAACTTCGTCACAGAGAAGAATGGAAAAGTTTATTTGAGAGAGAGCACATATGAATTATCACCGGGATTGGGGCAAAATGTGCTGACTCACTATTTAGCCCAGAAATTAGAAAACAATGTGTTACCGAAGAAAACAGCTGCTGCATGGGCGAAGCGCGAGGGTGGCAAGTTCTATCTCGTTAACGAAAAATTTAATTCTATGAACTATCTAGGACAACTAATGCCTCTTAACACACAAATTACGATCAAGGATGGATATTGGGACGGCAAAAAAATTACAGGTCCGAATACGGCGACGCATCAAATTCAAATTCCTGTGATGAATGGGCGGGATACAAAGGAAGCCCATTTCTATACAGGGGATGGTACTGAATATATGGAGATGTCCAGCTTTTTATACGTCAGTGAATCTAACGTAAAACCCCTTGATACAGGTCGATTATCAAAAGTTACATTGCAAAAAAATGGGCATGCGAAATGGTTTACGGTCCCGCAAGAGGCAGCAGGGAAAACGATGAATGTGGAGTTGCCATCAGGAAGTTCATTCGCGGTGTATGATGAGAATGGAGTATGCGTCAATTTTACCGTCGTTAGTGATAATAACAAAGTGAAACTACCAGAGAATGGAACGGTTGTATTTGCTGGCGCACCGAACTCCGAATTTACAGTCGCATTGAACTAG
- a CDS encoding AAA domain-containing protein, with product MFGEKEGDYTMNIPTQTPSLSETMKEWHYALAYEIKHWKTIGGSKISIMNGRFLYTDYENTVYVFQLISEVSLPEGSPIRIEFDGEEATGEVLSVHGLEIELKLNDYIQGEIREAVLYSEPWQLLEQLQERLKEARKDKLKRNRIKRLVDGTSSPKHIEKMKNPKNELAYRSFYNPTTYVWGPPGTGKSYNLSRIISAHYQKGKSVLVLAHSNAAVDVLMSEVTKQIEKKKKWTPGEIVRYGYSQHEHIRNHETLLTSKLVETTNGSWGEERLYLEETRQDLCEKILSYKATFADKKRIQEIESDLRKQKAKIKEVEKEYIENAKVIGATLSKCAIDALIYERTFDLVVVDEVSMAFVPQIALAASLGKRIVVCGDFLQLPPIAMANHELVRKWLGEDMFYHAGIVESVNKSEAHPNLFMLQEQRRMHADISKFTNSFIYKNRVYDHPSVSERKELAQLQPFANEASVLFDTSQMGAFSLKDAASGSRFNIMSGLVAMQMMLIGLLDGVQSIGVVTPYRAQSRFLSTCIREMLQRTKYQNIPVLAATVHKFQGSERDMMIFDTVDSYPQERPGVLFFDHKNHRLVNVAVTRARGKFIQLSDCHYMRKNLSRKQALSQLTAHIERHGDVYDRTTSRQLWERKISKRLRWFMEMNLEEPKGLLKDILAAKRKIIISLPSTKQVDKRVWQALMRTNAQITVYSDGPVPLKNVKLQRQNKAFPFIVIDDEIFWAGAPLTSQMMFEGSTEFPYVCARLQAPETIGVLKGFLDIR from the coding sequence ATGTTTGGGGAGAAGGAAGGAGATTATACGATGAATATACCTACTCAAACTCCTTCATTATCGGAAACGATGAAAGAGTGGCATTATGCATTAGCATATGAAATTAAACATTGGAAAACGATAGGTGGTAGTAAAATTTCTATCATGAACGGTCGTTTTTTATATACAGATTATGAGAATACAGTGTATGTATTTCAGCTTATTTCGGAAGTAAGTTTACCTGAAGGTTCACCAATTCGAATTGAGTTCGATGGTGAGGAAGCGACAGGAGAAGTATTATCTGTACATGGATTAGAAATAGAATTGAAATTAAATGATTATATACAAGGTGAAATAAGAGAAGCGGTTTTATACAGTGAACCGTGGCAACTTTTAGAGCAACTGCAAGAGCGATTGAAAGAAGCACGTAAAGATAAGCTAAAACGTAATCGTATAAAGCGTCTCGTTGATGGGACGAGCAGTCCGAAGCATATTGAGAAGATGAAAAATCCGAAAAATGAACTAGCATATCGTTCGTTTTACAATCCGACAACGTACGTATGGGGACCGCCTGGAACAGGGAAGTCGTACAATTTATCACGTATTATTTCGGCTCATTACCAAAAAGGAAAATCGGTACTTGTGTTAGCTCATAGTAATGCGGCAGTGGACGTATTAATGAGCGAAGTAACGAAACAAATTGAGAAGAAAAAGAAATGGACACCTGGCGAAATTGTTCGTTACGGTTATAGTCAACATGAACATATACGAAATCATGAAACATTACTTACGTCGAAGCTAGTTGAAACGACGAACGGATCTTGGGGAGAAGAAAGACTCTATTTAGAAGAAACACGACAAGATCTTTGTGAAAAGATTTTATCATATAAAGCGACTTTTGCTGATAAGAAGCGTATACAAGAGATTGAAAGTGATCTTCGAAAGCAAAAAGCGAAAATTAAAGAAGTAGAAAAAGAATATATTGAAAATGCGAAAGTAATTGGTGCAACTCTATCAAAATGTGCAATTGATGCGCTAATTTATGAGCGTACATTTGATTTAGTTGTCGTAGATGAAGTGAGTATGGCGTTCGTTCCGCAAATCGCATTAGCTGCTTCACTTGGAAAACGTATCGTTGTTTGTGGCGACTTTTTACAATTACCTCCAATTGCGATGGCGAACCATGAACTTGTTCGCAAATGGCTTGGGGAAGATATGTTTTACCATGCTGGGATTGTTGAGTCTGTTAATAAATCAGAAGCACATCCGAACCTATTTATGTTGCAGGAACAAAGACGTATGCATGCGGATATATCGAAGTTTACGAATTCGTTTATTTATAAAAATAGAGTATACGATCATCCGTCTGTTTCAGAGCGTAAAGAACTTGCGCAATTGCAGCCGTTCGCAAATGAAGCGAGTGTTTTATTTGATACGAGCCAAATGGGAGCTTTTTCGTTAAAAGATGCGGCTTCTGGTTCACGTTTTAACATTATGTCTGGTTTAGTAGCGATGCAAATGATGTTAATCGGATTGTTAGACGGTGTTCAGTCGATTGGTGTTGTGACACCTTACAGGGCGCAGTCACGCTTTTTATCAACGTGTATTAGAGAAATGTTGCAGAGAACGAAATATCAAAACATACCAGTTTTAGCGGCGACAGTTCATAAGTTCCAAGGTTCTGAAAGAGATATGATGATCTTTGATACGGTTGACAGTTATCCGCAAGAACGACCTGGCGTATTATTCTTTGATCACAAAAACCATCGCCTCGTCAATGTAGCAGTGACAAGAGCGAGAGGGAAGTTCATTCAATTATCAGATTGCCATTATATGCGTAAAAACCTTTCGAGAAAACAAGCGTTATCACAATTAACAGCTCATATAGAACGTCATGGAGATGTGTATGATCGCACGACATCAAGACAATTGTGGGAACGGAAAATTTCGAAACGTTTACGCTGGTTTATGGAAATGAATCTTGAAGAGCCGAAAGGGTTATTAAAAGATATTTTAGCCGCAAAACGAAAAATTATTATTTCACTTCCAAGTACAAAACAAGTGGATAAGCGAGTATGGCAAGCGTTAATGCGTACAAATGCACAGATAACAGTTTATAGTGATGGACCAGTTCCACTGAAAAATGTAAAGTTACAAAGACAAAATAAAGCATTCCCGTTTATCGTAATTGATGATGAAATCTTCTGGGCAGGCGCACCGCTTACATCTCAAATGATGTTTGAAGGTAGTACAGAATTTCCGTACGTATGTGCCAGACTGCAAGCGCCAGAAACAATTGGTGTATTAAAAGGATTTTTAGATATTCGGTAA
- a CDS encoding VOC family protein yields MPVRRIEHVGLMVANLETSITFYEKVVGLQLIKRMGHPNPDLKLAFLGVEESKETILELIEGYNSSLPAEGKVHHICFKVDSLEEEITRLKKHTVTFLLGEEVETLPDGTRYIFFAGPDGEWIEFFETER; encoded by the coding sequence ATGCCAGTTAGAAGAATTGAACACGTAGGACTTATGGTTGCAAACTTAGAAACATCTATTACTTTTTATGAAAAAGTAGTTGGCTTACAGCTCATTAAGCGAATGGGACACCCAAACCCAGACTTAAAACTCGCTTTTTTAGGTGTAGAAGAATCGAAGGAAACGATACTTGAATTAATTGAAGGCTACAATTCTTCTCTTCCGGCAGAAGGAAAAGTACATCACATTTGCTTTAAGGTAGATTCATTAGAAGAAGAAATCACAAGACTAAAGAAACACACAGTAACCTTTTTACTAGGAGAAGAAGTCGAAACATTACCAGATGGAACACGTTACATATTCTTCGCTGGTCCTGATGGAGAGTGGATTGAGTTTTTTGAGACGGAGAGATAA